Proteins from one Athalia rosae chromosome 8, iyAthRosa1.1, whole genome shotgun sequence genomic window:
- the LOC105686594 gene encoding syntaxin-18: MDISALFKACVKTVRLRNKAVGIPSDVKSPLKKPQKSSPFFAKARDVVTQITKLRDFLLENRKAYLNFANHLASQSQMSEAERDQIDSGAQKIMTTCSHLIKDLERDLSGFDGARQDLEHREIVLLLIEEYLRSVCKVYSEQKAIRVKRAMELRKMAKLELITNKSRPGELGSSRSTLSVPEAPEERDQISSSDSSPMKIQEINGDVNLLADEEELSPEDIQMFESENAQLYNELNTLTEEVKQVESKVVHIAELQEIFTEKVLDQDRNLDRLMTTVVGSTEDVKEANEQIRQAIQRNAGLRVWILFFLIVMSFSLLFLDWYND; this comes from the coding sequence atggaTATTAGCGCCTTATTCAAAGCTTGTGTGAAGACCGTTCGACTTCGCAACAAAGCTGTTGGTATACCAAGCGATGTGAAATCACCTCTAAAAAAGCCCCAAAAGTCATCACCATTTTTCGCCAAAGCCCGAGACGTTGTTACACAGATAACAAAGCTACGTGATTTTTTactagaaaatagaaaagctTATTTAAATTTTGCCAATCACTTGGCGAGCCAGTCACAAATGAGCGAAGCTGAGAGGGATCAGATCGATTCCGGTGcacaaaaaataatgacaacTTGTTCACATCTTATAAAAGACCTTGAACGAGACCTCTCCGGGTTTGACGGTGCCCGACAGGATCTGGAGCATAGAGAAATTGTCCTCCTGCTTATAGAGGAATATTTAAGAAGCGTTTGTAAAGTTTATTCGGAGCAGAAGGCGATCAGAGTGAAAAGAGCAATGGAACTCAGAAAAATGGCTAAGTTAGAgttaattacaaataaatctagacctggAGAACTTGGGAGTTCGAGGTCAACTCTTAGTGTGCCAGAAGCACCGGAGGAACGGGACCAGATTAGTTCCAGCGATTCGAGTCCCATGAAAATTCAGGAGATTAATGGGGACGTGAATCTGCTAGCTGACGAAGAAGAACTCTCTCCTGAGGACATTCAAATGTTTGAATCTGAAAATGCGCAACTCTATAATGAATTGAATACCCTGACAGAGGAAGTCAAGCAAGTTGAGAGCAAGGTAGTGCACATCGCCGAGTTACAGGAAATATTCACCGAGAAAGTTCTGGATCAGGACAGGAACCTGGACAGATTAATGACGACAGTTGTTGGATCCACCGAAGACGTTAAAGAGGCAAATGAGCAAATTCGTCAAGCAATACAAAGAAATGCTGGTTTGAGAgtatggattttattttttcttatagtGATGTCGTTCTCCCTGTTGTTTTTAGACTGGTATAACGATTAG
- the LOC105686281 gene encoding COMM domain-containing protein 10-like yields the protein MTTWITVTPRLREGLVILDQINSGKLRLLASRVCQNLQSRIGANTFSQDEEEKLSISLNLSPTDLNLLLDTTTLIYIQAAYHIVKPAAMESYMKDTFNIQDEKINVLVQTWMAHAKGIVDTLRQKSIFPTQVTEINWNLNVQCSSTAVAKDMRTHGMLQLGITDISGKDSPTMLTIEADKTGLTELFDNLEKIQRQLDSLK from the exons ATGACGACTTGGATCACAGTTACACCTCG GCTCCGAGAAGGTTTAGTCATTTTAGACCAAATCAATTCGGGCAAGCTACGCCTTTTGGCGTCAAGGGTTTGTCAAAACCTGCAATCTCGCATCGGAGCTAACACTTTCAGCCAagatgaggaggaaaaattatcaatttccTTGAATCTCAGTCCGACGGATCTTAACTTGCTTCTGGATACCACAACGCTGATCTATATTCAGGCTGCTTATCATATCGTCAAACCTGCGGCAATGGAATCTTACATGAAGGATACCTTCAATAttcaagatgaaaaaataaacgtgcTTGTCCAGACATGGATGGCACATGCGAAGGGCATCGTGGACACACTGAGACAAAAATCCATTTTTCCCACGCAG GTTACCGAAATCAATTGGAATCTAAATGTTCAGTGCTCCTCAACAGCTGTTGCCAAAGACATGCGGACGCACGGAATGCTTCAACTCGGTATAACAGATATTTCAGGCAAGgattcaccgacgatgttaacTATAGAAGCTGATAAAACAGGGCTCACCGAGCTCTTtgataatttagaaaaaattcaacgccaACTAGATTCCCTAAAATGA
- the LOC105686595 gene encoding coatomer subunit epsilon, whose product MARQQQGDVDELFDVKNHFYIGNYQQCINEAQKVKPSSPDVALERDVFLYRVYIAQRKFRVVLDEINNSSPKDLQPLKMLAEYFANSSRREAILSELDQLANNANTDNHNFMIVAATIYYHEKNLESALRILRNADNLECLALTLQIYLKMDRLDLARKELKTMQEKDDDATLTQLAQAWLNISSGGDKLQDAYYIFQEMIDKHSSTSMLLNGQATCFIGQAKYEEAESALQESLDKDSNNPDALINMIVLSQHMGKPPEVVNRYLSQLKDSHLEHPFVKEYLQKEIEFQRLKKQYSPSA is encoded by the exons ATGGCACGTCAGCAGCAGGGCGACGTTGATGAGTTATTCGacgtgaaaaatcatttttacatCGGTAATTATCAGCAGTGCATCAATGAGGCACAAAAAGTTAAG CCGAGTAGTCCGGACGTCGCTCTGGAACGAGATGTCTTTTTATACCGGGTATACATCGCACAACGGAAATTCCGAGTGGTACTGGATGAGATAAACAATTCATCTCCAAAGGACCTACAGCCGTTAAAAATGTTAGCGGAGTACTTCGCCAACTCTAGTAGGCGGGAAGCTATTTTATCCGAACTTGACCAATTAGCTAACAATGCGAACACGGATAATCATAACTTCATGATCGTTGCTGCTACTATTTATTACCACGAAAAAAACTTGGAGTCTGCATTGAGAATACTTAGAAACGCAGATAATTTGGAGTGTCTCGCTCTAACTTTACAAATTTATCTTAAAATGGATCGACTGGATCTAGCGAGAAAAGAGCTCAAAACCATGCAAGAAAAAGATGACGACGCCACTTTAACCCAACTGGCTCAGGCTTGGCTCAATATCAGTAGCGGAGGAGATAAACTTCAAGACGCATATTACATATTCCAG gAAATGATCGATAAACACTCGAGCACGAGCATGCTGTTGAACGGACAAGCAACATGTTTTATCGGCCAGGCAAAGTACGAGGAGGCAGAATCTGCGCTGCAAGAATCTTTGGACAAGGACAGTAATAACCCAGACGCTTTGATCAACATGATCGTTCTCTCGCAGCATATGGGAAAGCCACCAGAAGTTGTAAATCGTTATTTGAGTCAGTTGAAAGACTCCCATTTAGAGCACCCCTTTGTAAAAGAATACCTACAAAAAGAAATCGAGTTCCAGAGGctgaaaaaacaatattcTCCGTCCGCCTGA